A genomic window from Prunus persica cultivar Lovell chromosome G2, Prunus_persica_NCBIv2, whole genome shotgun sequence includes:
- the LOC109947099 gene encoding T-complex protein 1 subunit gamma-like, whose product MDIQKYIKVEKVPGGQLEDSVVRKGVMINKDVIAPGKMRRKIFNQRIILLDWPLEYKKGENQTNAELLKEEDWGVLLQLEEEYIERLCVQILKFKPDVVITEKGLSDLACHYFSKAGVSGMRRLRKTDNNRIAKACGAVIVNRPDELQQSDVGTRAGIFEVKKIGDEFFAFIVDCKEPKACTILLRGPSKDLLNEVERNLYV is encoded by the coding sequence ATGGATATTCAAAAGTACATAAAGGTTGAGAAGGTTCCTGGTGGCCAGTTGGAAGATTCAGTGGTTCGCAAAGGAGTAATGATTAACAAAGATGTTATTGCACCTggaaaaatgagaagaaagaTTTTCAACCAACGCATCATTCTTCTTGATTGGCCGCTCGAATATAAGAAAGGCGAGAACCAAACAAATGCTGAGTTgcttaaagaagaagattggggAGTCCTGCTACAATTGGAAGAAGAATACATCGAGAGGCTATGTGTGCAAATATTGAAGTTTAAACCAGATGTGGTTATCACAGAAAAGGGGCTTAGTGACTTGGCATGCCATTATTTTAGCAAGGCCGGCGTCAGTGGAATGAGGAGGTTGCGGAAAACAGATAATAACCGAATTGCCAAGGCTTGTGGGGCTGTAATTGTTAACAGACCAGATGAATTGCAACAGTCTGATGTTGGTACACGCGCTGGGATATTTGAGGTTAAGAAAATTGGTGATGAGTTTTTTGCATTCATTGTTGATTGCAAAGAGCCTAAAGCATGTACTATACTCTTGAGAGGTCCTAGTAAGGATCTGTTAAATGAAGTGGAAAGGAATTTGTACGTATAA
- the LOC109947384 gene encoding DNA repair protein XRCC3 homolog, which yields MTPQNLMLLPLSTPKLSIGCPILDHCLGGGIPCKSITELVGESGSGKTQLCLQLTVRAQLPPSHGGLEGSSVYIFTEFSFPFRRLQQLGNLYHASYPNLIRLEPLEDIYVHGVHDAQELIHVLGDIEAFIAIDHTRLPVKLIVIDSIAALFRSQYQTTPADLKRRSEMFFNISGTLKGLANKFGLALVVTNQVVDFIGPHDGVNGVRLGNLESLDTSGRRVSPALGLAWAHCINSRVFLARHEQSIEVDIRNAPSTSICSQTHRTFHLVFAPHLAYASAEFVIKKEGIVGVSQ from the coding sequence ATgacaccccaaaacctcatgctCCTTCCTCTTTCAACCCCTAAATTATCCATTGGATGCCCAATCCTAGATCACTGCTTGGGGGGTGGGATACCCTGCAAGTCCATAACAGAATTAGTAGGGGAGAGTGGTTCTGGGAAGACGCAGCTTTGTCTCCAACTTACGGTACGAGCTCAGCTCCCACCCTCACATGGCGGACTAGAGGGCTCCTCCGTCTACATATTCACAGAATTCAGCTTCCCATTTCGTCGATTGCAACAACTAGGCAACCTTTATCATGCATCATACCCCAACTTAATAAGGTTGGAGCCATTGGAAGACATATATGTTCATGGTGTTCATGATGCTCAAGAACTCATCCATGTCCTTGGAGACATAGAAGCATTTATTGCCATTGATCACACCCGCCTACCTGTGAAACTCATTGTCATTGATTCCATTGCTGCATTGTTCCGATCACAGTATCAGACAACACCGGCAGATTTGAAACGGCGGTCTGAAATGTTCTTCAACATATCTGGGACATTGAAGGGTTTAGCAAATAAGTTTGGGTTGGCGTTGGTTGTCACCAACCAAGTGGTGGATTTTATTGGGCCACATGATGGAGTGAATGGGGTGAGGTTGGGAAACTTGGAGTCCCTGGACACATCAGGCAGACGGGTGAGTCCAGCTTTGGGATTGGCTTGGGCACATTGCATAAATTCAAGAGTGTTCTTGGCAAGACATGAGCAATCTATTGAGGTTGACATTCGTAATGCTCCTTCAACAAGTATATGCAGTCAAACACACAGGACATTTCACCTTGTATTTGCCCCACATCTGGCCTATGCATCGGCcgaatttgtaataaaaaaagaaggtatagTCGGAGTATCACAGTAA
- the LOC18785826 gene encoding probable LRR receptor-like serine/threonine-protein kinase At3g47570, producing MQATICSRSFRKLNIMGFEKLISVLFVSYFCILHVFILHSCLALRLSGNETDRLALLEIKASITNDPLGALTSWNETNHFCNWRGVTCGRRHKRVTILDLEFLKLSGSLSPHVGNMSFLRGIYLNNNNLSHRIPPEIGRLSRLQDIVWENNSLSGEIPSNLSHCSRLFRIAFAGNFLEGRLPAELGTLSKLRTISVHYNKLTGSIPYTFANLSSLELVTAASNNFYGSIPDIFGRLTNFKQLGLGSNNLSGVIPPSLLNLSSISALAVSENKIQGTLPRNLGIVFPSLEHLNVGNNQFSGTIPVSLSNASNLNYLGLQVSNFVGQVPSLKNLKHLNTLNLAYNNLGSGEIGGDLGFLCDLTNATRLQRLLIDTNNFGGMLPQCIANLSSSLFLFHVSTNKITGSIPNAIGNLHNLESVWMSENRFSGHIPLDIGKLQNLYEIDIASNSLSGNIPSTFGNLSQLGELHLYSNNLQANIPSSFVGCHNLKLLFLEDNNLSGIIPPQIIAHSSYLGLDLSQNRLTGSLPVEIGNLINLEYLNVSQNMLSGDIPASLSSCIMIEYLDLQGNFFQGTIPSSLGSLRGIKALDLSGNNLSGMIPEFLEHFEVLQLLNLSDNNFEGMVPMKGVFKNATATSVRGNSKLCGGIPEFQLPKCKLQHSNKRGLSPTMKLKISLVCAVLGVTFTLAFLYFRYSRRAKKDPTSSDSEKFITVSYQSLLKSTDGFSSANLIGMGSFGSVYKGVLERAETTIAIKVLNLVHRGAYKSFTAECEALKNIRHRNLVKVLSACSGSDYQGNDFKALIYEFMVNGSLDEWLHPTQKIGEINERPKSLTFCERLNIVIDVAMALDYLHHHCETPIVHCDLKPSNILLDEDMVGHVGDFGLARFLIKPFENSSGYQSSSIGVKGTIGYTPPEYGMGHEVWTQGDVYSYGILLLEMFTGKRPTDDMFQGTSNLHGFVKEALPEQVIEIVDPVLVQEKVDREMSSANNRLNEDSKSAHIRIEESWISVLEIGVACSAELPRERLDITDAMAEMCRIRNKLRANKICQ from the exons ATGCAAGCAACCATTTGTAGCCgaagtttcagaaaattaaatattatggGGTTTGAGAAGCTCATATCAGTTCTGTTTGTCTCATATTTTTGCATTCTGCATGTCTTCATTCTTCACTCATGCCTTGCTTTGAGGCTGAGTGGAAATGAGACAGATCGACTGGCCTTGCTTGAAATCAAGGCAAGTATCACCAATGATCCTCTTGGAGCCTTGACTTCATGGAATGAAACCAACCATTTTTGCAATTGGCGTGGTGTCACGTGTGGTCGTCGTCACAAGAGGGTCACAATTTTGGACCTGGAGTTCTTGAAACTTTCAGGCTCTCTATCACCACATGTTGGGAATATGAGTTTTCTGAGAGGAATTTATCTCAACAACAATAACTTGAGCCACAGAATTCCTCCAGAAATCGGTCGCCTGTCCAGGTTGCAAGATATAGTGTGGGAGAACAATTCACTGAGCGGTGAAATTCCCTCTAACTTATCGCATTGCTCTCGACTCTTCAGAATTGCTTTTGCTGGGAATTTCCTGGAAGGGAGGCTTCCTGCAGAGCTTGGCACTTTGTCAAAGCTAAGAACAATTTCAGTTCACTATAACAAACTCACAGGAAGTATTCCCTACACTTTTGCAAATTTATCATCTCTTGAATTGGTCACAGCAGCATCTAATAATTTCTATGGTAGTATTCCAGATATTTTTGGTCGACTCACCAATTTTAAACAACTTGGTTTGGGTTCAAATAATTTGTCTGGTGTGATCCCTCCCTCACTCCTCAATCTCTCTTCTATTAGTGCCCTTGCTgtttcagaaaacaaaatccaaggAACTTTACCTCGAAACTTAGGTATTGTCTTCCCAAGTCTTGAGCATCTTAATGTTGGCAATAACCAATTTAGTGGAACAATTCCAGTTTCATTATCTAATGcctcaaatttaaattatctTGGGTTGCAAGTAAGCAATTTCGTAGGACAGGTCCCTTCtttgaaaaatttaaaacatctTAACACCTTAAATCTTGCTTACAACAATCTTGGAAGTGGGGAAATTGGTGGCGACTTGGGCTTTCTCTGTGATTTGACAAATGCCACCCGTTTACAACGACTGCTAATTGATACAAACAATTTTGGGGGAATGCTACCTCAATGCATAGCAAACttgtcttcttctctttttctcttccatgtcagtacaaataaaataactggAAGCATCCCAAATGCGATCGGAAATCTGCACAACTTGGAGAGCGTATGGATGTCTGAGAACCGATTTTCAGGTCACATACCCCTTGATATAGGAAAGCTTCAGAACTTGTATGAAATAGATATTGCTTCCAACTCGCTCTCTGGAAATATTCCATCAACTTTTGGAAATTTAAGTCAATTAGGCGAATTACATTTATATAGCAACAACCTCCAAGCCAATATCCCTTCAAGTTTTGTTGGCTGTCACAATTTAAAACTCTTATTTCTTGAGGACAACAATCTCAGCGGTATCATTCCCCCACAAATCATTGCTCACTCCTCTTATCTTGGTTTGGATTTATCTCAAAATCGTTTGACTGGTTCTCTTCCCGTAGAAATAGGAAATTTGATAAATCTGGAGTATCTAAATGTTTCTCAAAACATGTTATCTGGTGACATTCCTGCAAGCCTTAGTAGTTGCATCATGATAGAATATCTAGACCTCCAAGGAAACTTTTTCCAAGGCACAATTCCATCATCTTTGGGTTCACTGAGAGGTATTAAAGCATTAGACCTATCTGGCAACAACCTGTCAGGCATGATTCCAGAATTCTTGGAGCATTTCGAAGTTTTGCAACTTTTGAATCTATCTGATAACAATTTTGAGGGCATGGTTCCTATGAAAGGAGTTTTCAAGAATGCAACTGCCACATCAGTTAGAGGAAATAGTAAACTTTGCGGGGGCATACCGGAGTTTCAATTGCCAAAATGCAAACTGCAACACTCTAACAAGAGAGGATTGAGCCCaaccatgaaattgaaaatctcTCTAGTTTGTGCGGTTCTTGGAGTTACTTTCACACTAGCCTTTTTGTACTTCCGTTATTCACGGAGGGCGAAAAAGGATCCCACTTCAAGTGATTCAGAAAAATTTATCACCGTGTCTTACCAAAGTCTTCTGAAATCTACTGATGGATTTTCCTCTGCCAACTTGATTGGTATGGGCAGTTTTGGGTCTGTTTATAAAGGAGTACTTGAGAGAGCTGAAACAACAATTGCCATCAAGGTACTCAACCTGGTCCACCGCGGAGCTTATAAAAGTTTCACTGCTGAGTGTGAGGCCCTGAAAAATATTAGACACCGTAATCTTGTGAAGGTACTCTCGGCATGTTCGGGTTCCGATTATCAGGGTAATGATTTCAAGGCCTTAATTTATGAGTTCATGGTTAATGGGAGCTTGGATGAATGGCTGCATCCAACGCAAAAAATTGGTGAGATAAATGAGAGACCAAAGAGCTTAACATTTTGTGAGAGGTTGAACATTGTTATCGACGTTGCGATGGCATTGGATTATCTCCATCATCATTGTGAGACGCCAATAGTTCACTGCGACCTCAAACCTAGCAATATTCTTCTCGATGAGGATATGGTTGGGCATGTAGGGGACTTCGGATTGGCGAGATTCCTAATCAAGCCGTTTGAAAACTCTTCTGGTTATCAATCAAGCTCCATTGGTGTAAAAGGAACAATTGGTTATACTCCTCCAG AGTATGGTATGGGACATGAAGTGTGGACACAAGGTGATGTCTACAGTTATGGCATCCTCCTGTTGGAAATGTTTACAGGAAAAAGACCAACCGACGACATGTTTCAAGGAACTTCAAACCTTCATGGCTTTGTCAAGGAAGCTCTGCCTGAGCAAGTGATAGAAATTGTGGATCCGGTTCTTGTTCAAGAAAAAGTGGACAGGGAGATGAGCAGTGCAAACAATCGTCTTAATGAGGATAGCAAAAGCGCTCACATCAGAATTGAAGAGAGCTGGATTTCAGTTTTAGAAATTGGTGTTGCTTGCTCTGCAGAGTTGCCTAGAGAGCGGTTGGATATTACTGACGCTATGGCTGAAATGTGCCGAATAAGAAACAAACTTAGAGCAAATAAAATATGCCAATAG
- the LOC109947385 gene encoding uncharacterized protein LOC109947385, with amino-acid sequence MVGEMKLMIAEEQKFQGKALSLSHTKTAITTIKEKFTEQQLQLFEQSCFGHLLGIEDLKWTSPIVHGLLLRKADPKTVSQLNGIKFIVGKKVIQFTAQQFCIVTGLRFGNLPLIPIPMNENCSLKRKYFANDKAVNLLELEKAFLQCDDVDDVFKLGFVYFAVFVLLGSEKPQDIDMRYLKLAEDLEDFGKYPWGAVSYAKTNASLLRALCADYQRVKVPTKTAKTKKSGKKPTTTATGRPREYHLKGFPYALQIWAYEVFPALAALHLVVHEENAHIPRLLHWRSNSSPRFYELMSQVFENREVDVQLLRPSVMDKQQPYWTWGDSADDSEELVDLLGDDAEQQTGTSASVEEKEKDIDDTANLPSSSKGTVASRELRTLKRDFQRTKDELAKVSLSNRALCDRVHQLEDKVRKESMKAEKEFEKNTKCVEDFRNTLSSMEHYFKLEIEQLKKQNGGVNEAAEGHEDLGSPHMNEGGNNDLSPLHAYVSPPTEPAVMETQVPGDGAEPSAAMVVEEAKMAASVPHSEVHEVADPAESDELPTPEDVAGCDEICQRVMKLLEDWKITKSMPSGGLMNPPSLPTVTMAGDEEGSSSVENKEVEGKGCRQKRPAQTLLSPFTDPLRKKRTMTVSAATATPPCFDPSKSLPIEDVKAVIQFCSAWKSDISAEVQLESFSVGADFFYNLSMKPNG; translated from the exons ATGGTTGGTGAAATGAAGTTGATGATTGCGGAGGAACAAAAATTCCAAGGGAAAGCATTGTCGTTATCCCATACGAAGACGGCAATCACTACGATAAAGGAGAAATTCACTGAACAGCAGCTGCAACTGTTTGAACAGagttgttttggtcatctCCTAGGGATTGAGGACCTCAAGTGGACTTCTCCGATTGTCCATGGGTTGCTGCTCAGGAAAGCTGATCCCAAGACAGTTTCCCAACTGAACGGGATCAAATTCATTGTTGGCAAGAAGGTCATCCAATTCACGGCGCAGCAATTTTGCATCGTGACAGGGCTAAGGTTTGGAAACCTTCCCTTGATTCCGATTCCCATGAATGAGAACTGCTCATTGAAACGGAAGTACTTTGCCAACGATAAAGCTGTGAACCTGTTGGAATTAGAAAAGGCCTTCCTCCAATGCGATGATGTGGACGATGTATTCAAGCTTGGATTCGTATACTTTGCTGTCTTTGTGCTGTTGGGCAGCGAAAAACCACAAGACATTGACATGCGATATTTGAAGTTGGCGGAAGACCTTGAAGACTTTGGGAAGTATCCATGGGGTGCTGTGTCTTATGCGAAGACAAATGCGTCACTGCTGAGGGCACTTTGTGCAGATTACCAGCGAGTGAAAGTGCCCACAAAAactgccaaaacaaaaaaatctggaAAGAAACCAACAACAACGGCAACCGGTAGACCAAGAGAGTACCACCTCAAAGGTTTTCCGTATGCACTTCAG ATTTGGGCGTATGAGGTGTTTCCAGCGTTGGCTGCACTACATTTGGTGGTGCACGAAGAAAATGCGCACATCCCTCGTTTACTACATTGGAGGAGCAATAGTTCGCCGCGTTTTTATGAGCTAATGAGCCAAGTATTCGAGAACCGTGAG GTTGATGTGCAGCTTCTTCGGCCATCTGTGATGGACAAGCAGCAGCCGTATTGGACTTGGGGTGACAGTGCTGACGACAGTGAAGAACTTGTTGACTTGTTGGGCGATGACGCTGAACAACAAACCGGCACTTCTGCCTctgtagaagaaaaagagaaggacaTTGACGATACTGCAAACCTTCCGTCGTCTTCTAAG GGTACAGTCGCGTCCAGAGAGTTACGCACTTTGAAGCGTGACTTTCAAAGGACAAAGGATGAATTGGCCAAAGTTTCCCTATCAAATCGAGCACTTTGCGACAGAGTGCATCAGTTGGAAGACAAGGTACGGAAGGAGTCAATGAAAGCTGAAAAAGAGTtcgaaaaaaatacaaagtgtGTGGAGGATTTCCGCAACACCCTGTCTTCAATGGAGCATTATTTTAAGTTGGAGATAGAGCagctgaaaaaacaaaatggtggGGTGAATGAAGCTGCGGAAGGACATGAGGACCTCGGTAGTCCTCATATGAATGAAGGAGGCAACAATGACTTGTCGCCATTACATGCCTATGTAAGTCCGCCGACAGAACCGGCAGTAATGGAAACACAAGTCCCCGGTGATGGAGCCGAACCTTCCGCAGCCATGGTAGTTGAAGAGGCAAAAATGGCCGCTTCAGTTCCTCACTCAGAAGTGCATGAAGTAGCTGACCCGGCAGAATCCGATGAGCTGCCTACCCCGGAAGATGTTGCTGGGTGTGACGAAATCTGCCAAAGAGTCATGAAGCTGTTAGAAGATTGGAAAATCACTAAGAGTATGCCATCGGGAGGTTTGATGAATCCTCCAAGTCTACCCACAGTTACTATGGCTGGTGATGAAGAAGGTAGTTCAAGtgttgaaaacaaagaagTGGAAGGTAAAGGGTGCAGACAGAAGCGCCCGGCGCAGACATTGTTGAGCCCATTTACAGATcctttgaggaagaagaggacgaTGACTGTGTCGGCTGCGACTGCAACCCCGCCATGTTTTGATCCATCCAAATCCTTGCCCATTGAAGATGTGAAGGCAGTAATACAGTTTTGCAGTGCCTGGAAAAGCGATATCAG TGCGGAGGTGCAGCTGGAATCATTTTCAGTGGGCGCTGATTTTTTCTACAACTTGTCGATGAAACCGAATGGATGA
- the LOC109947054 gene encoding uncharacterized protein LOC109947054 produces the protein MSDVRPPNEHVSYPGDQPWHVPFPSPPRTPNHDPTSSGSEADTHDPLDKISAVKHHLQYMSKATDWWESKCDIHGQVMGNLANKLNKAYAGEVKQALKAKSRSKELESLKLKLEDTKKNALETFTQSEEYNHEMVECFNNGFEMFRDYASVISPDHNWSEIDVAGVWQVLNMGSDGMAHHSLVHAARRKDKDRDLLMDL, from the coding sequence ATGTCAGATGTACGCCCTCCTAACGAGCATGTGAGTTACCCGGGGGACCAGCCCTGGCATGTGCCATTCCCATCTCCACCTCGGACTCCCAATCATGATCCCACTTCATCTGGAAGTGAGGCTGACACTCATGATCCGCTTGACAAAATCTCTGCCGTCAAGCACCACCTCCAATATATGTCAAAGGCAACGGATTGGTGGGAGAGTAAGTGCGATATTCATGGCCAAGTTATGGGAAACTTGGCCAACAAGTTGAACAAAGCATACGCTGGAGAGGTGAAGCAAGCTCTTAAAGCAAAAAGTCGGAGCAAAGAGTTAGAGTccttgaagttgaaattggaagacacaaagaaaaatgccCTCGAAACATTCACACAATCTGAAGAATATAACCATGAAATGGTTGAATGTTTCAACAACGGCTTCGAAATGTTCCGAGATTATGCTTCGGTCATCTCACCAGACCACAATTGGAGTGAAATTGATGTAGCTGGTGTCTGGCAGGTACTGAATATGGGTTCTGATGGAATGGCTCATCATAGCCTCGTGCATGCAGCGAgaagaaaggacaaagacagGGATCTTTTGATGGACCTGTAG